The sequence GAGCCGTAGAATCCCACTGCTGCCAAGCTCTACTATGTGATGGGTGAAATTCGGCTACGCATAGCCCTTGAAGTCCGCTTTCTTTTGGTCCCCGGTGGCTTCCTCTGGAAAAGACGGCTCCTCGACCGAGGTGGCCTTGCCCGGCAGAGGAGGCGGCTCCTTAACCGGCTCGGGAGGTTTATAGAACGCGTTCAGATATGACAAGATTTTCTCCTCGTCTCCCGCCAAGATTTGATCACGATCACTATCGACAAGAGTCGGCACTTTTGCCTGCCCCGACAGATTCATGAGTTGGGTGCGTTGTTCCACATCTCTCGGAACGTTGCGGAGAATATAATCGATCCTCCACTCCGACAACTGCCGGCGAACCTTTTGACTGTAGGGACATTCTTCAAATTGATACAGTTCAAGCATCGCCGCTTTCCTCACTTTAACGCTTGCCTACCAAATGAACCTCACCGAGTTAGTGCCTACCGGCATATGATTAACATTAAGGCAGGCGGATGCACGTGACTACTAGAATATTCCCTAGGCTCCCTCGAATCAGAACAGCAGTCTCCTTGCGTGAGCACCTTACAACCCCTGCAGTCCAGGTGATGCGCGAGGAGCCATCCGCGAGCAACGCTACCGATTTTCTTTCATCACGATGTTCTGGAGGGCGGCGCCGAGCTCGGGGTTCGCATAGACCCCGAACGCGTCCACGATCGTTCCACGAGTGCCGTCCGATGCTTCCACTGCATAGAGGACCGACATGTCGTCAGGATCGCTGATCCCTTCGAACCGATGATGCTCCACGATACTCAACTCCTGTCCTCCAAACGCACGCTCCGAATTGACTATGCGAAACGCCCCGTCCACATACTCGAAATCGGCTTCAAATCCACGTGCTTTCAACGAGCGAACGGCTTCGGTCATGGTGGAATAGGATGTGGTTCTGTCAGTATTCATGTTTAGACTCCTTCAAGATCCTCGTGTCGTTTCAACGAGTACGTACCACAAGCTCCTCGTTCACGATGGAGGTGACTCCAAGAACTGTCGGATAGTGCGATACAGCTCTTCCGCTGCCGCCTCTTTGGTCACCAGCGCCACGGCCCCGGCCTCGAGCAGTGCCGACCGACTGTGCGCATCCGCCTGAACCGACAAGCCGATCACCACGACGGCTGGATCATGCGCCTTAATGTGAGCCGTAGCCTCGATGCCGTTCATCCTGGGCATATTGATATCCATCACGACGACCGACGGGCGGAGACGATCGGCCGACGCTACGGCCTCTTCTCCATCCGCGGCCTCGCCGACCACCTCAATATCGGGATAGCTATCCAGAATGGTTCGCAGGCCCTGTCGGACCATGGCATGGTCGTCCACCAACAACACGCGAATGGTTTGTGAGTCGTCAGGCGTGACGCGTGGGACATGGTGCGTGGTGCGTGGTGCGCCTGCGGAAAGAGGGATCGGCTCTGCACCGCGTAACGGCGCGACGGCTTGACCGCCGATCGGCAACACGAGCGTTGCGCGAGTGCCGTCGCCTGGTCTGGAGACCAGCTCCAAACGGCCGCCGAGCGCACGCATCCGTTCATGAATACTGAACAATCCAAAGCCGGGCACACGATTCGTCTGCTCGTCGGCACCTGCCAGCGACATTGCCGCGGCAACGTCAAAGCCGCTCCCCTCGTCCGAGACCGTGATATGGACGGTCCCATCCGCAGTGGTCACCGCAAGTCTGGCGTGGTCGGTTCCCGCGTGTTTCACCACGTTCATGAGGAGTTCACGCGCCGCCTGAAACAACAAGGTGGCGTCATCATCCGCCACCGACGGGAATCCATTCTCCACCTCAACCGTGAGGCGGAGACCGCGCGGCTCCATCTGCTCGGCCAGCCATTTGAAAGCGTACGGTAACCCGAGATCGCGGAAAAACGGTGGACTCAGCTGCGCCACCAGTGTGCGGGTGTAGGTCAAAGCTTGGTCCAGGATTCCATCCAGCTCCTCGACGAGAGGGCCTCCAGTCTGTTGTTTGATCTGGTCCGCTTTGATTTTGCTGAGCGCCAAGAGTTGCACGAGGCTATCGTGCAACTCCGTCGCCAGCGACTTGCGCTCGCGCTGTTCGGTGAGGGTCAGTTCTTTCGTCAGCATCAGCAGATTCTTTTCAGCTCGCAGGCGCTCCGTCACATCTTGGATGGCGAGGAGGATGCGTGGAGATTTGCCGTAAATCTCCAGTCGGCGCGCATTGAGCACCATGGTGCGAAAACCACGTCGCGTGGAGGGATACGTGACCTGGAATTCTTCTACAGTGGTCCGGAGGGGCAAGACATCTTGGAGCAAGCTCCGCAGGTCCGGACTGTCCAACTGGTGATCGCCCAACTCAAACACTGTTCGACCAATCGTCTCAGCCGGCGAGATCTCGAAAGCTCGATAGAAGGCGC is a genomic window of Candidatus Nitrospira kreftii containing:
- a CDS encoding hypothetical protein (conserved protein of unknown function), whose amino-acid sequence is MNTDRTTSYSTMTEAVRSLKARGFEADFEYVDGAFRIVNSERAFGGQELSIVEHHRFEGISDPDDMSVLYAVEASDGTRGTIVDAFGVYANPELGAALQNIVMKENR
- a CDS encoding hypothetical protein (conserved protein of unknown function), yielding MLELYQFEECPYSQKVRRQLSEWRIDYILRNVPRDVEQRTQLMNLSGQAKVPTLVDSDRDQILAGDEEKILSYLNAFYKPPEPVKEPPPLPGKATSVEEPSFPEEATGDQKKADFKGYA